Within the candidate division WOR-3 bacterium genome, the region TCCCTTGATCGCCTACAACATAAATTTGAATACCAGTGATGTGAATATTGCTAAAAATATTGCTAAGGCGATAAGATTCAGGGATGGAGGATTCCGGTATGCCAAGGCCTTAGGGTTTGAATTGAAAGAAGAAGGGATTGCCCAGGTTTCGATAAATATGACTAATTATCTTGGTACACCTCTCTACCGCGTGTTTGAGATGGTTAAACTTGAAGCCCAACGCTACGGGGTGACGATTAAAGAATCCGAAATCGTCGGGTTAGTCCCGGAAAAGGCTTTGATAGATACTGCTGTTTTCTATCTTCAACTGAATCGGTTCAATGAGAATCAAATTCTTGAATACCATCTCCGGGGCATGGTGAAAAAAGAAGAGAGCTTGAACGATTTTTTAAATCAACTTTCGGATGCTACCCCTGCTCCGGGGGGCGGGAGTGTTGCGGCACTCCAGGGAGCACTGGGTGCGGCTCTCCTGTCGATGGTCACGGGTCTTACGGTGAAGAAAAACAATGATCAAGAACTGAAGGATTTTCATGGTTTGCTGCGCATGGCTGTTCGTGAGTTTTATAAGGCTATTGATGAGGACAAAAATGCATTTGAGTCAGTGATGCAGGCATACCGTCTCCCTAAGGAGACCGAAGAGGAAAAGAACCAGCGTACCCAGGCAATTCAGGAAGCCTTGAAAAGGGCTACCGATGTTCCTCTTGGTGTTTCGCAACGGATAGTCAGTCTTTATCCTTACGCCCGGATTTTATTGAAAAAAGGCCTAAAAACGGCAATCTCTGATGTTGGAGTGGCAATTTATACCCTTCATAGCGGTTTTTTAAGCGCCCGGGCTAATGTATTGATTAATCTTCCCTCGATAAACGACTCAGAGTTTGTGGCAAAAACAAAAAATCAGATTGAAAAGCTGAGAGAAGAAGAGATAAACATCTATCAGGAATTAGAAAGGGAGTTCGCTTCCACACAATTATTTTAGTATTGACAAATTTATAAAATCAATTATAATTTGCAAGGTAGGTTGATAATGGATACAGAAACTATTGCAAGAAGTCGGCAATATATCAACGAAGGGAAGTATGAAAAGGCGCAGATTATTCTGAGACGAGCCCTGGAAGAAACACCTAACCGCGCTCCGGTTCTTGAACTATGCGGTGATCTTGCGGTAAAACTCGGAAGAGTGAGCGAAGGTATCACTCGTTACGAACATGCGGTAGAGAATTATACCCATGAAGGGCGATATCCTGAGGCGATAATCTGTCTGGAAAAAATATTGATGCTTGATGAGATGAATGAAAACGCTTTATTCAAACTGGTAGATCTTTATCATTTCTATGGGCTTCCAAATGAAGCGATTAAAAAGCTCATCAATTTTGCCTCTCGTGCTTTGGAAAAGAAGAATGAGACATTATTCATTTCGGCACTCCGTAAAATCGTGGAACTGCAGCCGAAGAATCTGCCCCTTAGGTTATCGTTTGCCAAGTTGCTTTTTTCCGTGAATAGAATTCGGGAGGCTGAAGACGAATTGATTAAATTGAAGGGGATGGCGACGGAGATAAACGACGAAAACATGCTCAATGAAATCAGAAAATTATTACCCCAGACT harbors:
- the ftcD gene encoding glutamate formimidoyltransferase; amino-acid sequence: MKQIVECVPNFSEGRDKAKIDEIVKVIEATGVQILDVEMNPDHNRAVLTFIGEPDQVLEAAFNATKKAAELIDLTKHKGEHPRIGATDVIPFVPISNISTEECVELARRLGKRIAEELDIPVYLYEAAATRPDRENLANIRKGEFEGLSREIETNPDRYPDFGKPKIHPTAGATVVGARFPLIAYNINLNTSDVNIAKNIAKAIRFRDGGFRYAKALGFELKEEGIAQVSINMTNYLGTPLYRVFEMVKLEAQRYGVTIKESEIVGLVPEKALIDTAVFYLQLNRFNENQILEYHLRGMVKKEESLNDFLNQLSDATPAPGGGSVAALQGALGAALLSMVTGLTVKKNNDQELKDFHGLLRMAVREFYKAIDEDKNAFESVMQAYRLPKETEEEKNQRTQAIQEALKRATDVPLGVSQRIVSLYPYARILLKKGLKTAISDVGVAIYTLHSGFLSARANVLINLPSINDSEFVAKTKNQIEKLREEEINIYQELEREFASTQLF